The following proteins are encoded in a genomic region of Synechococcus sp. CBW1002:
- a CDS encoding NAD(P) transhydrogenase subunit alpha, whose product MIDITNALWVLLLGSLLGLELIGKVPPTLHTPLMSGANAISGITVLASLTLIVRAGDQPALLLLGSLSLGFALFNVIGGFLVTDRMLAMFRRRGDR is encoded by the coding sequence ATGATCGACATCACCAACGCCCTCTGGGTGCTGCTGCTCGGCAGCCTGCTGGGACTGGAGCTGATCGGCAAGGTGCCGCCCACCCTGCACACGCCGTTGATGAGTGGCGCCAACGCCATCAGCGGCATCACGGTGCTGGCCTCCCTCACCCTGATCGTCCGCGCCGGGGATCAGCCGGCCCTGCTGCTGCTGGGCTCGCTTTCGCTCGGTTTCGCCCTGTTCAACGTGATCGGGGGCTTTCTGGTCACCGATCGCATGCTCGCCATGTTCCGCCGCCGGGGAGACCGCTGA
- a CDS encoding NAD(P)(+) transhydrogenase (Re/Si-specific) subunit beta translates to MATLHSLASLLSSGLDSLRQLPPQVLGDAIDLVSVLLLALGIKGLSKVRSARFANGLAALALGLAVLGLLIQLQPDVTAWLWIAAGSAAGGLLGLVMAQRVPMTAMPETVALFNGCGGMASLLVAFGVSRYEGLDDGGWVAAASIVVSLLVGAITFSGSLVAMAKLRGWLDTPAWTQSSLRHGVNIGLALLCLVGALTLSSDPGGWPLLLLVLASSLLGIGVTLPIGGADMPVVISLLNSYSGVAAAAAGFVVGSQLLIVAGAMVGAAGLILTQVMCTAMNRSLVSVLFGGALGAAAPTGGGGGGEATSYSRIVSCSPEECAMALENAERVVFVPGYGLAVAQAQHALRELSKLLEAHGVSVSYAIHPVAGRMPGHMNVLLAEADVPYEQLVEMDLINPEFPATDVVIVLGANDVVNPQAKTDPSSPLFGMPVLEVDQARQVFVVKRSLGAGYAGIANALFELPQTAMVFGDAKAVLNGLLTELRALGVGKVKETVSL, encoded by the coding sequence ATGGCCACGCTTCATTCGCTTGCCTCGTTGCTCTCCTCCGGCCTGGACTCCCTGCGGCAGCTGCCTCCGCAGGTGCTGGGCGATGCCATTGACCTGGTGTCGGTGCTGCTGCTGGCCCTGGGCATCAAGGGCCTGTCCAAGGTGCGCTCGGCCCGCTTTGCCAATGGGCTGGCGGCCCTGGCCCTGGGCCTGGCCGTTCTGGGCCTGCTGATCCAGCTGCAGCCCGATGTCACCGCCTGGCTGTGGATCGCCGCCGGCAGTGCGGCCGGTGGCCTGCTGGGGCTGGTGATGGCCCAACGGGTGCCGATGACGGCCATGCCCGAAACCGTGGCGCTGTTCAACGGCTGCGGCGGCATGGCCTCGCTGCTGGTCGCCTTCGGTGTGTCCCGCTATGAGGGCCTCGACGACGGGGGCTGGGTGGCGGCCGCCTCGATCGTGGTGTCGCTGCTGGTGGGAGCGATCACCTTCAGTGGCTCCCTGGTGGCGATGGCCAAGCTGCGGGGCTGGCTCGATACCCCCGCCTGGACCCAGAGCAGCCTGCGCCATGGCGTGAACATCGGCCTGGCCCTGCTCTGCCTGGTGGGGGCCCTGACCCTGAGCTCCGATCCCGGCGGCTGGCCGTTGCTGCTGCTGGTGCTGGCCTCGAGCCTGCTGGGCATCGGGGTGACCCTGCCGATCGGCGGCGCCGACATGCCGGTAGTGATCTCTCTGCTCAACTCCTATTCCGGTGTGGCCGCCGCTGCCGCCGGTTTCGTGGTGGGCAGCCAGCTGCTGATCGTGGCCGGCGCCATGGTGGGCGCTGCCGGCCTGATCCTCACCCAGGTGATGTGCACGGCGATGAACCGTTCGCTGGTCTCGGTGCTGTTCGGTGGGGCCCTGGGGGCCGCAGCGCCGACTGGTGGTGGCGGTGGGGGAGAGGCCACCAGCTACAGCCGCATCGTGAGCTGCAGCCCTGAGGAATGCGCCATGGCCCTCGAGAACGCCGAGCGCGTGGTGTTCGTGCCGGGTTACGGCCTGGCCGTGGCCCAGGCCCAGCACGCCCTGCGGGAGCTGTCCAAGTTGCTGGAGGCCCATGGCGTCTCGGTGAGCTACGCGATCCACCCGGTGGCGGGCCGCATGCCGGGCCACATGAACGTGCTGCTGGCGGAGGCGGATGTGCCCTACGAGCAGCTGGTGGAGATGGATCTGATCAATCCCGAGTTTCCCGCCACCGATGTGGTGATCGTGCTCGGCGCCAACGACGTGGTGAACCCCCAGGCCAAGACCGATCCCAGCAGCCCCCTGTTCGGCATGCCCGTGCTGGAGGTGGACCAGGCCCGCCAGGTGTTCGTGGTGAAGCGCAGCCTCGGCGCCGGCTATGCCGGCATCGCCAACGCCCTGTTCGAGCTGCCCCAGACGGCCATGGTGTTCGGCGATGCCAAG
- a CDS encoding NAD(P) transhydrogenase subunit alpha produces the protein MEGQAFAEAPLTRLLVPRERQAGECRVAATPETVRRLCGLGLAVSVEAVAGEASGYGDTAYQEAGAELCAPEALPWEAAEIVLCVQPPPLESLARLKSEALLIGLLAPYGADALAALLAERGASAIALELLPRISRAQSMDVLSSQANIAGYKAVLLAASQLDRYMPMLMTAAGTIQPARALILGAGVAGLQALATARRLGAVVTVSDVRPAAKEQVESLGGRFLEPPAQQERPAEAGGYAQAASEAFLEAQRQQLAEQLAVSDLVICTAQVPGRPAPRLISEAMLDGMRPGAVVVDLAVAQGGNCAATVAGETVIRNGVRLIGADALPSSVANHASALYARNLLALIEYLAEPAAPGEAAEQRRQQLDPQDPILAGCLFISRGDCLHPEVLRSGTAAQATTAVPVAAAESVTVGASR, from the coding sequence GCTGTGTGGACTAGGACTGGCCGTGAGCGTGGAGGCCGTGGCTGGAGAGGCCTCCGGCTACGGCGATACGGCCTACCAGGAGGCCGGGGCCGAGCTCTGCGCGCCGGAGGCCCTTCCCTGGGAGGCGGCGGAGATCGTGCTCTGCGTGCAGCCGCCGCCGCTGGAGTCCCTGGCTCGCCTCAAGTCCGAGGCCCTGTTGATCGGCCTGCTGGCTCCCTACGGCGCCGATGCTCTGGCGGCGCTGCTGGCCGAGCGGGGGGCTTCGGCCATCGCCCTGGAACTCCTGCCTCGCATCAGCCGCGCCCAGTCGATGGACGTGCTCTCCTCCCAGGCGAACATCGCCGGCTACAAGGCGGTGCTGCTGGCGGCCAGCCAGCTGGATCGCTACATGCCGATGCTGATGACGGCCGCCGGCACGATTCAGCCCGCCCGGGCCCTGATCCTGGGGGCCGGCGTGGCCGGCCTGCAGGCCCTGGCCACAGCACGCCGTCTCGGTGCCGTGGTGACGGTGAGCGATGTGCGGCCCGCCGCCAAGGAACAGGTGGAATCCCTGGGGGGCCGCTTCCTCGAGCCTCCGGCGCAGCAGGAGCGTCCCGCTGAAGCCGGAGGCTATGCCCAGGCGGCCAGCGAGGCGTTTCTCGAGGCCCAGCGCCAGCAGCTGGCCGAACAGCTGGCCGTCTCCGATCTGGTGATCTGCACGGCCCAGGTGCCTGGCCGCCCGGCACCGCGGCTGATCAGCGAAGCCATGCTGGATGGCATGCGCCCCGGAGCTGTGGTGGTCGATCTGGCGGTGGCCCAGGGGGGCAACTGCGCCGCCACCGTGGCTGGGGAAACGGTGATCCGCAACGGTGTGCGGCTGATCGGTGCCGATGCCCTGCCCAGCAGCGTGGCCAACCACGCCAGCGCGCTCTACGCCCGCAACCTGCTGGCGCTGATCGAGTATCTGGCCGAGCCCGCCGCCCCTGGGGAGGCCGCAGAGCAACGCCGTCAGCAGCTCGATCCGCAGGATCCGATCCTGGCCGGCTGCCTGTTCATCAGCCGGGGAGATTGCCTGCATCCGGAGGTGTTGCGCAGCGGCACCGCGGCCCAGGCCACAACCGCGGTGCCCGTGGCGGCCGCTGAATCCGTCACCGTGGGAGCCTCCCGATGA